Proteins encoded by one window of Culicoides brevitarsis isolate CSIRO-B50_1 chromosome 2, AGI_CSIRO_Cbre_v1, whole genome shotgun sequence:
- the LOC134829936 gene encoding serine palmitoyltransferase 2, with protein sequence MLDKSGSPLNDGFPRKSLNLNGEMTNGVTHQNGTTKGKTKQMKAETETFAAKNGKAVPFAKDGEVKESFEEVPLITACLTYLGFYLLMILGYINQLFFAPKVAKEEHRDGYVPLYDSFERFYLRYVYRRVRDCWNRPICSVPGARVTVKERVTHDYGWSFEFTGREIDCLNLGSYNYLGFAQNSGPCATDSEKSIHEAGLSLSSPRREIGTSAIHVELEQLTAKFLGVDDAIVFGMGFATNALNLPSLLSPGCLVISDEKNHASIILGIRLSGATTKVFKHNNMKSLEKVLETAVVHGQPKTGKPWKKILIIVEGVFSMEGSIVKLPEIIALKKKYKAYVYLDEAHSIGATGPHGKGVIDYYGCDPRDIDILMGTFTKSFGSAGGYIAGSKNLINFLRANSHANCYATSMSPPVTQQILTSMKIIMGLDGTDEGKRRIDQLARNTNYFRRRLAQIGVITYGHQDSPVVPMLVYLFSKIGAVVRTLATKEIAVVGVGFPATPIMEGRIRFCLSAAHTKEQLDYALDVIDDIGDTLGLKYSRLPRDPNPIEY encoded by the exons ATGTTGGATAAAAGCGGGTCGCCTTTAAACGATGGTTTTCCACGAAAATCCCTCAATTTAAATGGTGAAATGACGAACGGCGTGACGCATCAGAACGGCACAACCAAAGGCAAGACGAAACAAATGAAAGCG GAAACGGAGACATTTGCTGCCAAAAATGGAAAAGCTGTTCCCTTCGCAAAGGATGGTGAAGTCAAGGAGTCTTTCGAAGAAGTCCCGCTCATAACAGCCTGCCTCACATATCTCGGGTTCTACCTTTTAATGATTCTCGGGTACATAAATCAACTCTTTTTTGCACCAAAAGTCGCCAAAGAAGAGCATCGTGAT gGCTATGTGCCATTGTATGACAGTTTCGAACGCTTTTATCTCAGATACGTATATcgcag agtTCGCGATTGTTGGAATCGTCCGATCTGTAGCGTTCCTGGAGCTCGTGTTACAGTCAAAGAACGCGTCACACACGATTACGGATGGAGTTTCGAGTTTACTGGACGCGAAATTGACTGCTTGAATCTCGGTTCGTACAATTATTTGGGCTTTGCGCAAAACAGCGGTCCATGTGCCACAGACTCTGAGAAATCCATACACGAGGCAGGCTTGTCGTTGTCAAGTCCACGTCGTGAAATCGGCACGAGTGCAATACACGTGGAACTCGAACAGCTAACTGCCAAGTTTTTGGGCGTTGACGATGCCATCGTGTTTGGCATGGGTTTCGCTACGAATGCATTGAATTTGCCGTCCTTATTGTCGCCCGGATGTCTCGTCATTAGCGACGAGAAGAATCATGCTTCGATTATTTTGGGCATCCGATTGTCGGGAGCGACAACAAAAGTATTCAAGCACAACAACATGAAGAGTTTGGAAAAGGTGTTGGAGACGGCGGTCGTTCATGGACAACCGAAAACGGGAAAACCGTGGAAAAAAATCCTCATTATCGTCGAGGGGGTGTTCAGTATGGAGGGATCGATTGTGAAACTTCCGGAAATTATAGCACTGAAGAAAAAGTACAAGGCTTACGTGTACCTGGATGAAGCGCATAGCATTGGGGCAACGGGTCCGCATGGCAAAGGTGTCATCGATTATTACGGATGTGATCCGCGCGACATTGACATTTTGATGGGAACATTTACAAAGAGTTTCGGCTCAGCCGGTGGATATATCGCTGGATCAAAG AACCTAATAAACTTTTTGCGTGCGAATAGCCATGCTAATTGCTATGCCACATCAATGTCACCACCGGTGACGCAACAAATTCTAACATCCATGAAGATAATTATGGGACTCGATGGCACGGACGAGGGAAAACGACGCATCGACCAATTAGCACGCAATACGAATTACTTCAGGCGACGCCTTGCCCAAATTGGCGTTATCACCTACGGGCATCAGGATTCGCCTGTTGTACCAATGTTGGTGTATTTGTTCTCCAAAATTGg tGCCGTGGTTCGAACACTTGCAACCAAAGAAATCGCCGTAGTGGGCGTCGGTTTCCCAGCTACACCAATTATGGAAGGCCGAATACGTTTCTGCCTCTCCGCTGCTCACACAAAAGAACAATTGGACTATGCCTTAGATGTCATCGACGACATTGGAGACACACTGGGCTTGAAATATTCTCGATTACCGCGAGATCCGAACCCAATTGAATattaa